Genomic DNA from Deltaproteobacteria bacterium HGW-Deltaproteobacteria-2:
AACACCTTTAAATTCGTTTATTTATCGGTATTTGACAATGATTTTATTGTGAGACTCAAATTTCAAAAACGAATAACCTAAAGGTCACTATAGGTGTATTGAAATTTGTAAGTCGTAGTGAGTCCCAAATTTCAGAAGCGCAGCTCACTGAAATTTGTTGGACGAACTATCCAATTCCGATTAATCGGAATTGGGAACAATCCCGCAAAGCGGAGGGTACTATAGTACCAGTGATAAACCATATTTTGCCGGTAGTGGCAAGACAAAAAGCCTTGGAGAAAAGCTTTATCAATACTTGTTTCCTGTGTTCAGATGATTGACAGGATGTTTTCAGGCGACCCGCAAAATCAGCCCTTCTGTTTCTTGAATTAAGTGGTATGCTATAAGAAATTCAAAAGCTTATACAATTGGCTGAAATTCATAAATTCGTAGCCATGTCTATGCCTTGTCAAATTGCTTGCAATTGCTTATAAAGAAGAGTAAAAGCACGCGCTAGTGATTAGGGGAAGACGGTTAAGGAGCCGTATTTACAAAATATTATGGCATCAAAAATTATTTTTTCTAATCTCAGCCGTAACGATGATTATACAATATTGCTTAATGGTCAGGACATGGGCACCATTTTTCCGCTGAAAGCTATTACAATCGACGTGGAAAAGGGGAGATACGAGCTGGATGTCAAAGGCAGTAATGAAGAAGGATTGCCGAGTATGTGCAATCCTGTTCAGATTACTATAGCAGATGGCAAGAACGTCCATTTGAAGATAGTTGCTCTACACTTTGCGATCGGCATATACGACGAAAAGGGGAAGCAGTTAAATGACAAGGATGGTGTCTTTTGCGGATATGTTGCCGATGGTGTTCATATAGATAATCCTGAATAATGAATATTCCTGATAACAAACCGCATCAATCGCTCTTTGATCGCCTGAAACATCGTTTTATCGGCGAGCCTCGCAATATCAACGAACCATCTCTCTTTCACAAAATTTCACTGATTCCGATTCTTGCATGGATCGGTTTAGGCGCCGACGGCCTGTCATCGTCCTCCTACGGTCCTGAAGAAGCCTTCAAGGCCTTGGGGCCCCACACCTATCTGGCTATCTTTATTGCTATAGCGACCGCGTTCACGGTGTTCATTATTGCTTTCGCTTATTCCCGCATCATTGAAAAATTTCCCCACGGCGGCGGCGGATACATGGTATCCACCCACACGATCAGCAGTGGCGCGGGCGTAATTTCCGGTTCGGCCCTTCTGGTCGATTATATCCTGACAATTACCGTCTCTCTGGCCGCCTGCGGAGATGCCATTTTCAGCTATCTTCCTGCCGCCTTTTTGCATTACAAGCTACCCTTTGTTATGGGGTTGATCGTTCTGCTGGTCTTTCTCAACCTACGGGGCATGAAGGAGTCGGTAACTTTTCTCGCGCCTATCTTTATAACTTTCGTTATCACCCATGTCCTGCTGATAGGTTATGGATTATATTCTCACGTCGGTGAATTAGGACCGGTGGCCCAACGATACAGCGGTGGGATCAGCATGGATCTATCCACGATAGGGTTTGTCGGGATTATGGCGATTTTTTTACGCGCCTTTTCCATGGGCGGAGGTACTTATACAGGGATTGAGGCCGTTTCCACGGCCATGCACATCATGCGGGAACCGAAAGTTCAAACGGGGAAGCGCACCATGCTTTATCTGGCCGTGTCGCTGGCTATAACGGCATCGGGCCTGCTTTTCTGTTACGCACTGTTTGATATCAAACCGGCAACAGGGAGAACCCTTAACGCCATTCTGGCGGATATGACCTTTAGTGGCTGGTATCTGGGAGGTGCCCTGGCTTTTATTACCATCCTGTCCGAAGGAGCCCTCCTTATCGTCGGCGCTCAGTCTGGCTTTGCCGGCGGTCCCAGTATCATGGCCAACATGGCCAAGGACTCCTGGCTGCCCAGACGTTTTTCAGCTCTTTCGGAACGCCTGACTATGCAAAACGGTGTCCTCCTCATGGGAGCGGCTTCCCTGGCGGTGCTTTTATATACCAGAGGTTCTGTAACGGCCCTTGTTGTCATGTATTCGATCAACGTTTTTCTTGATTTTACACTCTCCCAGTTCGGCATGTCGAAGTTCTTCTTTCAAAACCGCAGTAAGGATAAGGCTTGGGCAAGCCATATTTCTATTCACATCATAGGATTAATTCTTTGTTTGACGATCCTGCTCGTGACGGTTTTTGAGAAATTCGGAGAGGGGGGCTGGGTTACTCTGGTCATCACGTCAACGCTGATTGGCTTGTGCTATCTGATTAAAAGCCATTACCTGAAAGTGCGCAAGGGCGTGCGTCAGTTGGAGGAAATCCTTTCTTCCATTCCATCCGGGCAGAAGCCTAATGAAGAGCCTCTTAATCAGAATGAACGGACAGCCATTCTTTTGGTTAGCGGTTATAACGGATTTGGCCTGCACTCATGGCTTTCTGTCTTCAGAGAATTCCCCAAACTCTATCGCAATTTTATTTTTGTGTCCGTGGCGGAAATTGATTCGGGGGCTTTTAAAGGTGCCTCGGAGATAGACGCACTGAAAGCATCGATCGCAGAGCAACTCGAAAAATATGTCAAGTTAGCCCGTTCTTATGGTTATGCCGCTGATTATCGTATGGACGTAGCAACGGATGTTGTAGAGGCAGCGACCAACCTCTGCCAGAAAATTGTACAGGAGTTTCCTAAATCGTCAGTATTTACGGGTAAGCTCGTTTTCCGTCAGGAGAATGCCTTCCAGAAGATTCTTCACAACGAGACTGCCTTTGCCATTCAAAGACGCCTGCAGTGGGAAGGCATCACAACTGTTATTCTCCCGGTTCGTGTGAATATCTGATGAGACGAAGATATTACAAACGGAGTACGGTAATATCTGTTAGTCGAATTATCCAATAGCTAAGGGCTATTGGATATTATCCCAGGTGCAGAGTGACGTAGGATAAAGTACCATATAAATCTTTCCTCACTTGAGGGGAGGAAATTAAAAGGAGGGTGAAATATTTTTATCAAAGCCCCCTCCCTTTAATTCCCGCCCACCAGGGGCGGGAAAACTATATTGCTATTTTATAAAATTAATTATTATTTCAGGAAAAATATCCGACTGAAAATTAACCGGCTGAAGGTTGAGGAATTGCGTAAGAAATCAACGAATGGGCGAAAGTGGGAAATTCTTTCTCCATTGGGATTGTAATTAACACGTACCGGAGCTTCTATTACCGGAATGCCGTTTCTTCTGGCGTGAACTAGAATTTCAACTTCAAACTGAAACCGCCGCGCCTTTGTTTTTAAATTAAGCACCTCGGGCAAGGGATATATGCGAAATCCGCTTTGAGAATCCGAAATAGCCGGTCCTCCGGAAGTTCGCACCCAGAAGTTGGAAAACTTCCTCCCAAAACTGCTTGTCCAAGGCACATGTTTGCCTTCCATACCGGTTCTGGCTCCCACCACAATCGGCCTTATTTTTTTCGGAATAGCTTTAATTATTTTTCGCGCATCTTCCGGATAGTGCTGGCCGTCAGCGTCGATAGTGATGGCCCAGTCGGCCACATTTGATGCCGCGGCAAAGCCGGTTAAAATGGCTGCGCCTTTGCCCTGATTTTGCTCATGCCGCACGATTTTTATACCGGCTATATCTTTAATTTGATCATACGAGTTATCAGTTGAGCCGTCGTCAACAACAAAGACGGGATAGCCCATGGCCTGCGCATTCTTAACAACCTGCGCCACAGTTCCCGCATGATTGTAGACGGGAATGACAAACGCAAAACGGGTGTTTTTGTTTTCAATTCTCATTATCTTTCGACTTTAACAAACAGTGTCTTAAGCCGTTTGTTTATCTTCCTTATTAGTTACAAATAGCATAAAAAGTTAAATTGATAAACAATTGTCATACCGGCGAAGGCCGGTATCCAGGAAAAATTAAATCTGGATTACCTGGTCACGCCAGGCAATGACATTTTATACCAATTTTTAATCTAACTTTCTTGATATCAAAAGAGTGTGATTCTGTTTGACAAGCGATATTAAAGAAAGATAGGCTTTAGAAAAATTAAGGCAGAATTATTGTTGGACCGGATGAATTACCTTATTGCAGTAGTTTAGTTAGAGGTAGTGATGAAAATAACCAAGTCCATTTCAAAATTGATGCATGCAGCAATATACCCATTCCTCGAAAGAAAATCTCTTCATTTGTCTCAGGCCGGGCAGGACATCTGGGTGTTTGGCGAAGTTTTTAACGAAATGAGAAATGGGTACTTCATAGATTTAGGCGCACATGACGGGATCTATTTAAGCAACACATATATATTGGAGTGCAAATATGATTGGAGGGGGATTTGCGTTGAGGCAAATCCGGCTAGTTTTAAACTGCTGAGGAAAAACAGGCAAGCCGTATGTATCAACGCGTGTCTCGATGGTCAAGAGGGCTTTGTTGATTTTGCCAAAAGAGGTTTGATGGGCGGCATAATAGCACCGGATAAATTCAATAAAGATGGCGAATCATGCGAGGTATTCAGGGTAAAAACACAAACCTTAAATAATCTTTTAAAAGAAATGGACACACCTCATGAAGTTGATTACCTTTCTATTGATATTGAAGGAGCGGAAGAAAGCGTATTGAAGGAATTCAACTTCAACGATTATCTATTTAAGTGCATAACCATAGAACGTCCCACCGGTACGCTTAAAAAAATATTTACCGATAATGGATACATTCTCATCAAGGAAATTCCTTTTTTTGAGTGCTTTTATGTACACGAAAGCTTTTTCGGCCAATACTGTACCAATCTGTTTGACTTCTACAATAAAAAGTATCTGGCGATGCGCTGGAAGTGAGGCGTATTTTTCATACGCCGCAGCGCCTCAAGGATGAAGCGCAATCCCGATAACATCGGGACAGGTGGCCTCTTTACGGAGTCGTCCCATCCGGTAGGAATGCTACCCCCCACGTCCCCGGTCCCATATGCGCGCCGGAAGTCAGAGACAAAGGTTGCACAATAATTTCTGCCTGCCTGTAGAGGTTCGTCACCATTTTTTTAACGGTGCCATTCACCCAGTTTTTGTTGTTGGAATATTCCAGCATTATCAATGCGCGGGAATCATTTTTGAGTGAAGCGGCAAGTTTTGCCAGGGCGAACTTTACCTGATCTTCCTGATTTCTGACCGTACCGACTTTTTTTGCTCCTTCGGGCAGAGGCGATATTACCGGTTTCATGTTCAGCTTATCGCCAAAGAAGGCGCTGGTTTTGGAAAGACGGCCGCCTGCCGCTAAGTATTGTAGTTTATCGAGAAACACGTACTCCTCACATTTCTCCACAGCTTTTTTGGCGAAATCAAAAGTATTTTTAATATCATTTGTCCGGGCAAGATGTTGAGCAGTTGCCAACGCGATTGTCCCCAATCTGCCGGAGGCCGCACCGGTGTCAATTATTAAAAGCCTGTCATCCTTGTCATGTTCTTTTTTCCACGCAAGCGCTTCCTGATAATTGCCGGTAAATACGGAACCCACGCACAGATATAAAACTTTTTCAAACCGCTCCAGAACGCTTTCGTAGAACTGATGCCGCTCGTAAACAGAAGCTTGAGAAGTGGTTACTTTCACTTCCTTGTTCATCGCGCTATAGAGTTCTTCGGGATGAAAGTTAGTCTCCGGCAGGCATTTTTCACCGATGGTCAGATAACTGTTCAGAAGCGTGAAACCGTATTTCCTGGCGTCCTGACTGGTCACGGAACCCGCGGCGTCGGTCATGATGTGCAATGGCCCTGTATTGGCATGTTTGAATTCTTCAATTTGAGAAGCCAGATTGTCATCTTCCCAATTTATTACGTTGCCCAGACCGGAAATTTGAGACCGTACCTTTTCCTTGTCTTGAGTGTGCAAATGGATTTTATAAAAATCACCTTCGGGAATAATAATAACTTCTTCCTGCGTACTGGTGATTATCTTTAATTCATCGGGAGAATAGTTGGGCGCTTTGACGACGAAATCAACGCAATAACCTGATTCCGTGTTTTCCTGAAAAGAAGACGATATTCGTAAACGATTTTTAAATGTCTCCGTGACTGGGCGGCAATTATCAGGAATGCTGGCCAGCGCGTAAAAAAAACCTTCAAAAAAGATATACATTCCCAGAGCGCCCGCATCCACTACTCCCGCATCTTTCAACCGTGGCAGTTGCTCATTAGTTGCATGAACTGCTTTTTCCAGACCGGCGATTATTTTATCAACAGTTTCTTTATCGGTAGTTACTTTCCCAGGCAGGACATCCGCAAGAGCATCAAAAACGCTGAGCATTGTGCCGGGCCGTGGATTGCTCAAAGCCTTCCAGGCTTTGGCCGTTCCCTCCCTCGCGCGGTCCGCGAGTTCAGAGATATTCTCCATGGCGCAAAAAGCAGAAAAAAACTGAGAAGCGATATTGCCGGAATTGCCGCGTGCCGATAAAAGGAGCTGATGAATAATTTTTTCTTTCGGTTGGCCGGCATTGCGCAAGGGGAGAAGACTTACCGAGAGGTTTCTTCCTGTATCACCGTCAGCAACAGGGAAAACATTGATGGAATCAAGCAGGTCGGCGCGGGCAGCCAGACGTTCCAGCCCGGCGATAAAAGATTTTTGCAAAGTTTCTTCCATTTCAGAAACCGAAAGCGCGGCGAATTTCCTCCGGCATGCTGAACAACATTTCCATTCCCGGAATTTTTACCGCCACCTGTTCCGTGCGGCCGCGCGTGCATATTTTCCCATCTGTCGCTTTGCGAATTTCAAAATCAACAATCAATTTTACATATGCGTCAACAAGCGTTGCCTTGCAGATTATTTCGTCGTTGTGACGCAGGGGAAGAACATGCTTGGTCGAGGTTTTGATAATGGGAAAGATTAACTGATACTTTTCAAAGAAAGAGTATAAATCAATACCGTTATGTTCGAAAAGCGCCGCGCGCGCGATTTCAAAGTAGTTCAAATAGTTAGCATGCCAGACTATTTGCATCGGGTCGAGATCGAAAAACGGGACTTTAATTTTTACTTCAAAACTTTTTTGTTTTTCTTTCATGGCTTTATCTTAAAAAAATCGGAATATTTAATCACTTCGCAGATATTTTTTATATCTTTATCCATTTCCCTGTCTTCTAAAATCGGCGCGCTGACTGACCGGATTTTTCCCATGATGGCGGCCAGCAGGGGTCTTGCTTCGATATTGTTTCTGATGTCGCAGGCCTGTGCCGCTGCCAGAAGATGAATGGCGACAACTCGTTCCGTTAAAGTGCATATTCTTTCGGCATCGCGCGCCGAAATGGTTCCCATGCTGACCTTATCTTGATTGTGCGATTCCGTGGAGCGTGAGAAAGAAGCCGCCGGCATGGTTAATTTCAGAGCTTCCGCAGTCAGTGCGGATGATGAAATGGACATGGCCTTGAAGCCGTGCCGCAAGCCCTTTTCGTT
This window encodes:
- a CDS encoding amino acid transporter, giving the protein MNIPDNKPHQSLFDRLKHRFIGEPRNINEPSLFHKISLIPILAWIGLGADGLSSSSYGPEEAFKALGPHTYLAIFIAIATAFTVFIIAFAYSRIIEKFPHGGGGYMVSTHTISSGAGVISGSALLVDYILTITVSLAACGDAIFSYLPAAFLHYKLPFVMGLIVLLVFLNLRGMKESVTFLAPIFITFVITHVLLIGYGLYSHVGELGPVAQRYSGGISMDLSTIGFVGIMAIFLRAFSMGGGTYTGIEAVSTAMHIMREPKVQTGKRTMLYLAVSLAITASGLLFCYALFDIKPATGRTLNAILADMTFSGWYLGGALAFITILSEGALLIVGAQSGFAGGPSIMANMAKDSWLPRRFSALSERLTMQNGVLLMGAASLAVLLYTRGSVTALVVMYSINVFLDFTLSQFGMSKFFFQNRSKDKAWASHISIHIIGLILCLTILLVTVFEKFGEGGWVTLVITSTLIGLCYLIKSHYLKVRKGVRQLEEILSSIPSGQKPNEEPLNQNERTAILLVSGYNGFGLHSWLSVFREFPKLYRNFIFVSVAEIDSGAFKGASEIDALKASIAEQLEKYVKLARSYGYAADYRMDVATDVVEAATNLCQKIVQEFPKSSVFTGKLVFRQENAFQKILHNETAFAIQRRLQWEGITTVILPVRVNI
- a CDS encoding FkbM family methyltransferase, which produces MKITKSISKLMHAAIYPFLERKSLHLSQAGQDIWVFGEVFNEMRNGYFIDLGAHDGIYLSNTYILECKYDWRGICVEANPASFKLLRKNRQAVCINACLDGQEGFVDFAKRGLMGGIIAPDKFNKDGESCEVFRVKTQTLNNLLKEMDTPHEVDYLSIDIEGAEESVLKEFNFNDYLFKCITIERPTGTLKKIFTDNGYILIKEIPFFECFYVHESFFGQYCTNLFDFYNKKYLAMRWK
- a CDS encoding glycosyltransferase family 2 protein, which translates into the protein MRIENKNTRFAFVIPVYNHAGTVAQVVKNAQAMGYPVFVVDDGSTDNSYDQIKDIAGIKIVRHEQNQGKGAAILTGFAAASNVADWAITIDADGQHYPEDARKIIKAIPKKIRPIVVGARTGMEGKHVPWTSSFGRKFSNFWVRTSGGPAISDSQSGFRIYPLPEVLNLKTKARRFQFEVEILVHARRNGIPVIEAPVRVNYNPNGERISHFRPFVDFLRNSSTFSRLIFSRIFFLK
- a CDS encoding acyl-CoA thioesterase, which encodes MKEKQKSFEVKIKVPFFDLDPMQIVWHANYLNYFEIARAALFEHNGIDLYSFFEKYQLIFPIIKTSTKHVLPLRHNDEIICKATLVDAYVKLIVDFEIRKATDGKICTRGRTEQVAVKIPGMEMLFSMPEEIRRAFGF